In a single window of the Chondrocystis sp. NIES-4102 genome:
- a CDS encoding plasma membrane protein, with amino-acid sequence MGKQANKLVIVTEKVLLKKVAKIIEQCGAKGYTVMQSGGRGSRNVRSSGQPSSSDTEANVKFEILTENREMAENIADKVAITYFTDYAGIAYICGAEVLYGQSFCGPEGC; translated from the coding sequence ATGGGTAAGCAAGCAAATAAGCTCGTCATTGTTACGGAAAAAGTCCTGCTCAAAAAAGTCGCTAAAATTATCGAGCAATGTGGGGCGAAAGGATATACAGTAATGCAATCTGGCGGGAGAGGCAGTCGTAACGTGCGCTCTTCGGGACAACCCAGTAGTTCTGACACCGAGGCAAATGTAAAATTCGAGATACTCACTGAAAATAGAGAAATGGCAGAAAATATTGCCGATAAAGTTGCCATAACATATTTCACCGATTATGCGGGCATTGCCTATATCTGTGGCGCGGAGGTATTGTACGGGCAAAGTTTCTGTGGGCCAGAGGGCTGTTAG
- a CDS encoding Na+/H+ antiporter, which yields MIHLPSLSHSGFVSDLIFSSPLLATEHNAEAAPLVLAGVLLSLVFIYLASKLGGELSQLANLPPVLGELVGGVVVGVSALHLLVFPEAGAVASDSVVVSILQQFAGLSAEQSSQVFTSFSEVVSVLAELGVIILLFEIGLESDLQELQKVGVRAAIVAVVGVVAPFVAGTVGLILIFGMPTIPAVFAGAALTATSIGITSKVLSELGQLKSTEGQIIVGAAVIDDVLGIIVLAVVASLAKTGEVDIANVIYLIISATAFLLGSIFLGKFFNKSFVAIAEKLQTRGNLVIPALTFAFIMAFLGNAIHLEAILGAFAAGLVLDETETRKELDEQILPIADIFVPIFFVSVGARVDLSVLNPSSADNRQGLIIAAFLIVVAIIGKIITGWAVFGKEKVNRLAIGIGMIPRGEVGLVFAGIGAASGVLDKPLQAAIIIMVILTTFIAPPLLRFAFGSEAATAPEAVKEADLASTNN from the coding sequence ATGATACATCTACCATCACTATCACATAGTGGGTTCGTTTCCGATTTAATATTTTCTTCTCCACTGTTAGCTACTGAACACAACGCGGAAGCAGCACCATTGGTATTAGCAGGAGTTCTATTAAGTCTCGTCTTTATCTATCTAGCTAGTAAATTAGGGGGAGAATTATCTCAGTTAGCTAACTTACCTCCAGTATTGGGAGAATTAGTTGGCGGTGTAGTAGTAGGAGTTTCCGCTTTGCACCTATTAGTTTTTCCAGAAGCAGGTGCAGTGGCTAGCGATTCTGTGGTAGTAAGCATCTTGCAACAGTTCGCAGGTTTAAGTGCTGAACAAAGTAGTCAAGTATTTACTTCTTTTAGCGAAGTAGTTTCTGTCTTAGCAGAATTAGGAGTAATAATTCTTCTATTTGAAATCGGTTTAGAATCAGATTTACAAGAATTACAAAAAGTTGGTGTTAGGGCAGCGATTGTTGCAGTAGTGGGGGTAGTTGCTCCCTTTGTGGCAGGTACGGTAGGTTTAATCTTAATCTTTGGGATGCCAACTATTCCTGCGGTATTTGCAGGTGCTGCTTTAACTGCTACTAGTATTGGTATTACTTCTAAGGTATTATCGGAATTAGGACAACTTAAATCAACTGAAGGTCAAATTATTGTTGGTGCTGCGGTCATTGATGATGTACTCGGTATCATTGTTTTGGCGGTAGTTGCTAGTTTGGCTAAGACTGGAGAAGTTGATATTGCTAATGTAATTTACTTAATCATTAGTGCTACAGCCTTCTTATTAGGTTCGATCTTTTTGGGTAAATTCTTTAATAAAAGCTTTGTGGCGATCGCAGAAAAATTACAAACTAGAGGTAATCTGGTTATCCCTGCTTTAACTTTCGCTTTTATTATGGCGTTTCTTGGGAATGCAATTCACTTAGAAGCAATTCTCGGAGCTTTTGCTGCTGGCTTAGTCTTGGATGAAACTGAAACTCGTAAAGAGTTAGACGAACAAATTTTACCCATTGCTGATATTTTCGTACCGATTTTCTTTGTATCGGTAGGGGCAAGAGTAGATCTTAGTGTGCTTAACCCTAGTAGTGCTGATAATCGTCAAGGATTAATCATTGCAGCTTTCTTAATTGTGGTGGCAATTATTGGCAAGATTATCACTGGTTGGGCGGTTTTTGGCAAAGAGAAAGTCAATCGTTTGGCGATTGGTATTGGCATGATTCCCCGTGGTGAAGTGGGTTTAGTATTTGCAGGTATTGGAGCAGCCAGTGGTGTTTTGGATAAACCATTACAGGCAGCTATTATCATTATGGTAATTCTAACCACCTTTATCGCTCCACCTTTACTACGTTTTGCCTTTGGGTCAGAAGCAGCAACAGCCCCAGAAGCGGTTAAGGAAGCTGATTTAGCTTCAACTAACAATTAA
- a CDS encoding putative Band 7 protein translates to MEQLLTLVLVTFLGSGLAGSVKIVKEKEEHLVESLGSYKKKLEPGLNFVTPFIDKVVYKDTIKEKVLDIPAQACITRDNVGITVDAVVYWRIMDMYKAYYKVESLRDAMVNLVLTQIRSEMGQLELDQTFTARTEINEILLRELDIATDPWGVKVTRVELRDIMPSKAVQDSMELQMAAERKKRANILTSEGHRDSAINSAQGEAQAKLLQAEAAKKAAILAAEAEQQAIILKAEGERQEQILKAEAVAQSMAIVMEKLQTDPNAREALQFLLAQNYLEMGKEIGNSNSSKVMFMDPRSMISTIEGVQSVIAQNTNNNNNGHQPPYNPVKQNLEKIDVRDY, encoded by the coding sequence ATGGAACAATTATTAACCTTAGTTTTAGTAACATTTTTGGGGTCTGGGCTAGCTGGATCTGTCAAGATTGTTAAGGAAAAAGAAGAACACTTAGTAGAAAGCTTAGGGAGCTATAAAAAGAAACTTGAACCTGGCTTAAATTTCGTAACTCCCTTTATCGATAAAGTAGTTTATAAAGACACTATCAAAGAAAAAGTTTTAGATATTCCTGCTCAGGCTTGTATCACCCGTGACAATGTTGGTATTACCGTTGATGCGGTAGTTTACTGGCGGATTATGGATATGTACAAAGCCTACTATAAAGTCGAAAGTTTACGGGATGCAATGGTAAACCTAGTTTTAACTCAGATTCGCTCAGAAATGGGGCAATTAGAGTTAGATCAGACTTTTACGGCTCGCACCGAAATTAATGAGATTTTATTACGCGAGTTGGATATCGCTACCGATCCTTGGGGGGTTAAAGTTACCAGAGTTGAACTTAGGGATATTATGCCTTCTAAAGCGGTACAGGATTCTATGGAATTACAAATGGCAGCAGAAAGGAAGAAAAGAGCTAATATCCTCACTTCCGAAGGGCATAGAGATTCCGCCATCAATTCCGCCCAAGGGGAAGCCCAAGCAAAACTTTTACAAGCCGAAGCAGCCAAAAAAGCAGCTATTTTAGCAGCAGAAGCCGAGCAGCAAGCAATTATTCTTAAAGCCGAGGGAGAACGTCAAGAGCAGATTCTTAAAGCCGAAGCAGTGGCGCAATCAATGGCAATTGTGATGGAAAAGTTGCAAACCGATCCTAATGCGCGTGAAGCTTTACAGTTTTTATTGGCGCAAAATTATCTGGAAATGGGCAAAGAAATTGGTAACAGTAATAGTAGCAAAGTTATGTTTATGGATCCTCGCAGCATGATTTCTACTATTGAAGGGGTACAGTCGGTAATTGCTCAAAATACCAATAATAATAATAATGGTCATCAGCCACCCTATAACCCTGTAAAGCAAAACTTAGAAAAAATCGATGTGCGCGATTATTAG